AGGTCGTCGAGCAGCGCCTCGTCGCGGACCAGGCCCCGGGCGCCGACCCCGCCGACGACGACCAGCGTGTCGACGGCCCGGTCGCCGGCGGCGAGGGCGTGCACCGACGTGTCGGCCGACACCAGCAGCCCGCTCTCGGCCCGCACCGGCCGCCCGCCGGGCGTGGCGACGACGGCCTCGTAGGGCGGGTCGGCGCCGAGCAGCGTGGCGGCGCGCACCACGTCGAGCGGGCCGGCCAGGTCCAGCAGCTGGAACTCGTCCATGGCGACGAACACGACGGTGCGCACGCACACCATCGTGCTCGTCGAATCGCTTGGCGGCAATGTCAAGGTTCTGACGATTCCCGCCAACCTTTGGTCAGCCGCCGCCCATCGTCTCGGCGGCCCGCCGCTCCATCTCCTCGGGCGACACGTCCTCGATGTGCGACGCGACGCTCCAGTTGTGGCCGAACGGGTCCTGGACGACGCCCAGGCGGTCGCCGTAGAACTGGTCCTCGGCCGGCGCGACGACGGTGGCGCCGGCATCGACGGCCTTGGCCACGACGGCGTCGACGTCCTCGACGTAGATGCTGATCGTCACCGGCGAGCCGCCGATCTTCTGCGGGCCGACCTGGCCCATCTCGGGGAACTCGTCGGCCAGCATGACCAGTGAGTCGCCCAGCTCCAGCTCGGCGTGCCCGAGGCGGCCGTCGGGGCCGGGCATGCGGCCTCGCTCGGTGAAGCCGAACACCGACGTGTAGAAGTCGATGGCGGCGGCGCCACCGTCGACCCGCAGGTAAGGGCTGACCCGGGGATAGTTGTCGGGAATGGGTTGG
The genomic region above belongs to Acidimicrobiales bacterium and contains:
- a CDS encoding VOC family protein, translated to MVQPIPDNYPRVSPYLRVDGGAAAIDFYTSVFGFTERGRMPGPDGRLGHAELELGDSLVMLADEFPEMGQVGPQKIGGSPVTISIYVEDVDAVVAKAVDAGATVVAPAEDQFYGDRLGVVQDPFGHNWSVASHIEDVSPEEMERRAAETMGGG